A single genomic interval of Lacrimispora sphenoides JCM 1415 harbors:
- a CDS encoding glycoside hydrolase family 3 C-terminal domain-containing protein, whose product MKHTDIIKKMTIEEKAAILSGKNVWQSRNIDRLGIPSIFCADGPHGIRKQAREGDHLGLNASLPSTCFPTAASISNSWDMDLCREIGEALGEEASALDVNVLLGPGLNIKRSPLCGRNFEYFSEDPYLSGKLAAAYIKGIQSQGVYACPKHFAVNSQELRRMAMNSVVDERTLREIYLEGFEIAVKEGGARSIMTSYNEVNGVYANENEHLLKDILRGEWGFDGIVITDWGGSNDHVKGVAAGSNLEMPSPGLHSARELIEAVENGSLSMEALETNVDDLLEAVLDLTGSRENKGKSYDKEGHHKLAQKAEEESIVLLKNEDELLPLKPRCKVALIGDFAFTPRYQGAGSSLVNPIRVENMEEMIKAYPLHVAGCARGYSRGGKTDVTLRDEALKLAAQADVVLYCFGLDEISESEGMDRIHMGIPQNQISLLTALSEVNPNVVGILSAGSAIEMPWQECCKSLLHGYLGGEAGPSAMLRVITGEVNPSGRLSETYPLRYEDTPAYRYFPGAERCSQYREGIYVGYRYYDTVKVKVQYPFGYGLSYTTFSYKNLEVLENEVRFTLTNTGRADGKEVVQLYVGGPKGRIFRPEKELKGFKKVFLKAGESKVISIPFDDKTFRYWNRLTNRFEVEGGVYSIFIGANVADIRLLQTVTREGTTEDWPYKAETLKSYYTGRISQVPEKEFETLLGHPVPEGKWSGDLSINDALCQMYYAKSPLARLVWRILTGLKNKSEEKGKPDLNLLFIYNMPFRGIAKMTGGAVSMDMAEGMVLAVNGHFFRGMRRIIGGYFANAKANRAYEKKLSGK is encoded by the coding sequence ATGAAACATACTGATATCATTAAAAAGATGACAATAGAAGAAAAGGCGGCCATTTTAAGCGGCAAGAATGTATGGCAGTCCCGGAACATCGACCGGCTGGGAATCCCTTCCATATTCTGCGCTGATGGCCCGCATGGAATCCGGAAGCAGGCAAGGGAAGGGGATCATCTGGGATTAAATGCTTCCCTTCCATCCACCTGCTTTCCTACGGCAGCGTCCATTTCCAATAGCTGGGATATGGACCTTTGCCGTGAGATCGGGGAAGCTCTGGGAGAGGAAGCCTCTGCCCTGGACGTGAATGTCCTGTTGGGGCCCGGCCTTAATATTAAGAGAAGCCCCCTTTGCGGAAGGAATTTTGAATATTTCTCCGAAGATCCATACTTGTCCGGAAAACTGGCGGCAGCCTACATAAAGGGCATTCAAAGCCAGGGAGTGTATGCATGCCCCAAGCATTTTGCAGTCAACAGCCAGGAGCTGCGCCGTATGGCCATGAATTCCGTGGTGGATGAAAGGACCTTAAGAGAGATTTATCTGGAAGGCTTTGAAATTGCGGTGAAAGAGGGCGGGGCAAGATCCATTATGACCAGCTACAATGAGGTCAACGGTGTTTATGCCAATGAAAATGAGCATCTTCTAAAGGATATTCTGCGGGGAGAGTGGGGATTTGACGGCATCGTCATCACTGATTGGGGCGGTTCCAACGACCATGTGAAGGGAGTGGCAGCAGGGTCTAACCTGGAAATGCCTTCCCCCGGCCTTCATTCTGCCAGAGAACTGATCGAAGCAGTAGAAAATGGCAGCCTTTCCATGGAAGCGCTGGAGACTAACGTCGACGATTTGCTGGAGGCGGTGCTTGATCTTACCGGGAGCCGGGAAAACAAGGGGAAATCCTATGATAAGGAAGGGCATCACAAGCTGGCGCAAAAGGCGGAAGAGGAGAGCATTGTACTGTTAAAGAACGAGGATGAACTTCTTCCGTTAAAACCGCGCTGCAAAGTGGCATTAATCGGTGACTTTGCCTTCACCCCCCGTTATCAGGGGGCAGGATCTTCCCTGGTAAACCCTATCAGGGTGGAGAATATGGAGGAGATGATAAAGGCTTATCCTTTGCATGTGGCCGGCTGTGCCAGAGGTTATTCCCGTGGTGGAAAGACTGATGTAACCCTAAGAGATGAGGCTTTAAAGCTGGCTGCCCAGGCCGATGTGGTGCTATACTGCTTTGGACTTGATGAAATCAGTGAATCAGAGGGGATGGACCGAATCCATATGGGAATCCCCCAGAACCAGATCAGCCTGCTCACTGCGTTGTCAGAGGTAAACCCCAATGTAGTTGGAATCTTAAGTGCAGGTTCTGCCATAGAAATGCCGTGGCAGGAATGCTGCAAATCCCTCCTCCACGGTTATTTAGGGGGAGAAGCCGGACCGTCCGCCATGCTTCGCGTAATAACCGGAGAAGTGAATCCTTCCGGCCGGCTGAGTGAGACTTATCCCCTGCGGTATGAGGACACTCCGGCTTACCGGTATTTTCCCGGAGCAGAGCGCTGCTCCCAGTACCGGGAGGGCATTTATGTGGGTTACCGATATTATGATACCGTAAAGGTAAAGGTGCAGTATCCTTTTGGCTATGGGCTCTCCTATACCACATTTTCCTATAAGAACCTTGAGGTATTGGAGAATGAAGTCCGTTTTACCCTGACGAACACGGGAAGAGCTGATGGTAAGGAAGTTGTCCAGCTTTATGTGGGAGGACCTAAGGGCAGGATATTCCGGCCTGAAAAAGAGTTGAAAGGCTTTAAAAAAGTATTCTTAAAGGCGGGGGAAAGTAAAGTAATCTCCATCCCCTTTGATGATAAGACCTTCCGGTACTGGAACAGGCTGACAAACCGTTTTGAGGTGGAGGGCGGCGTTTATTCCATCTTCATCGGTGCAAATGTAGCAGATATCAGGCTGCTTCAGACAGTGACCCGGGAAGGGACAACGGAAGATTGGCCTTATAAGGCGGAAACCCTTAAATCTTACTATACCGGCAGGATCAGTCAGGTGCCTGAGAAAGAATTTGAAACTCTTTTAGGGCATCCGGTTCCCGAAGGAAAGTGGTCTGGAGATTTGAGCATAAATGATGCGCTATGCCAGATGTATTATGCCAAAAGCCCCTTGGCCAGACTGGTCTGGCGGATTCTGACAGGCTTGAAAAACAAGAGCGAAGAAAAGGGAAAGCCGGATTTAAACCTCTTATTCATTTATAACATGCCGTTCCGCGGGATCGCCAAGATGACCGGAGGAGCAGTCAGCATGGATATGGCGGAGGGGATGGTTTTGGCAGTGAACGGCCATTTTTTCCGCGGAATGAGACGAATCATCGGCGGGTACTTTGCCAATGCAAAAGCAAACAGAGCTTATGAGAAAAAGCTCTCCGGTAAATAG
- a CDS encoding glycoside hydrolase family 3 N-terminal domain-containing protein encodes MLQINIDDVLKIVNLCVPYLIGLAIAVAAAVVVMVVCRNKKAATRYLIRHQGLMAIVLAVVIVVNMICWGPMSSLISLATGSGTISKETSDKATELCTRIAEEGIVLLKNEENLLPLKADSNLNVFGWASTNPCYGGTGSGSLSDAYETVSLLQGLEDAGFKLNTGLTDFYTAYRGDRPNVGMWEQDWTLPEPLKESYTSELMADAKAFSDTALIVITRVGGEGADLPTDVSAVTYTDNSAEYKDFEAGEHYLQLSRTEKDMVDLVCSNFDHVVLVYNGANAMELGFVNDYSQIKSAIWCPGTGQSGFEALGEIVSGTVNPSGKTSDTFAVDLTATPDYNNFGSFIYDNMNEFAGKAFKGEATYPSFINYVEGIYVGYRFYETAAEEGLIDYSKTVLYPFGYGMSYTSFSQEMGNLTEADGTISFDVTVTNTGDKAGKDVVEVYYNPPYTNGGIEKASANLIVFDKTDLLEPGQSQSIAVSFQAEDMASYDAAGKGAYVLEAGDYKISIRTDSHNVIKEQIYTAATETIYDESNPRSTDKAAAENRFADAKGEPAYLSREDGFANYKEATAKPANLTMPEKYKATFVNNSNYDPAAHNNAEDINPVTGAKNGLSLAAMRGLDYDDPQWEKLLDQLTVGEMDTMVAIGGYQTSAAKSVDKVGTVDCDGPASINNNFTGTGSIGFPSAVLIANTWNRDIAEEFGESIGKMADEMKVSGWYAPAMNTHRSAFAGRNFEYYSEDGILAGKMAASAIRGAERHGVYAYMKHFALNDQETNRTNMLCTWSGEQAIREIYLRPFEIAVKEGGAKAVMSSFNYIGTEYAGASDALLNKVLRDEWGFRGFVLTDYFGGYGYQNADQEIRNGNDAMLVAYDTETNHLKDTSSATSLQAMRKACKNIMYTVVNSRAYEGNNAKGGMLPWQIAAIVADVILAAGFIALEVKIINVYKKKRES; translated from the coding sequence ATGTTACAAATCAACATCGATGATGTATTAAAGATCGTCAACCTTTGTGTGCCGTACCTCATTGGATTGGCCATTGCAGTTGCAGCCGCAGTGGTGGTTATGGTGGTATGCAGGAACAAGAAAGCTGCAACCCGGTATTTAATCCGGCACCAGGGGCTCATGGCCATTGTGCTAGCCGTAGTTATCGTAGTAAATATGATATGCTGGGGCCCAATGTCTAGCCTGATTTCCCTTGCAACCGGCAGCGGGACGATTTCAAAAGAAACATCAGACAAAGCAACAGAGCTTTGTACCAGAATTGCAGAAGAGGGGATCGTTCTTTTGAAAAATGAGGAAAACTTACTTCCCTTAAAGGCTGATTCCAATTTAAACGTCTTTGGCTGGGCTTCCACAAATCCATGCTATGGAGGTACCGGTTCAGGCTCCCTCTCTGACGCATATGAAACAGTGTCTCTGCTTCAGGGACTTGAGGATGCAGGATTTAAACTGAATACCGGGCTTACTGATTTCTATACTGCATACCGGGGCGACCGTCCCAATGTAGGGATGTGGGAACAGGACTGGACGCTTCCGGAGCCTTTGAAGGAATCCTATACCAGTGAGCTGATGGCAGATGCAAAGGCATTTTCTGATACGGCACTGATCGTGATTACCCGTGTAGGAGGGGAGGGAGCCGATCTCCCTACTGATGTGAGCGCTGTTACTTATACGGATAATTCTGCGGAATATAAGGATTTTGAGGCCGGCGAGCATTATCTGCAATTAAGCAGGACGGAAAAGGACATGGTAGATCTGGTGTGTTCCAATTTTGATCATGTTGTTTTAGTTTATAACGGGGCAAACGCCATGGAGCTTGGCTTTGTCAATGATTACAGTCAGATAAAGAGTGCCATCTGGTGTCCTGGAACCGGCCAGTCCGGCTTTGAGGCACTTGGTGAAATCGTAAGCGGTACGGTCAACCCTTCAGGAAAAACAAGTGACACCTTTGCCGTGGACTTAACAGCAACCCCTGACTATAATAATTTCGGAAGCTTTATCTACGATAACATGAATGAATTCGCAGGTAAGGCATTTAAGGGAGAGGCAACCTATCCCAGCTTTATCAATTACGTGGAAGGCATTTACGTTGGTTACCGTTTCTATGAAACTGCCGCAGAGGAAGGGCTGATCGATTACAGTAAGACAGTGCTTTATCCCTTTGGATACGGCATGTCCTATACCTCTTTTTCTCAGGAAATGGGGAATCTCACAGAAGCAGACGGCACGATTTCTTTTGATGTTACCGTTACCAATACCGGAGACAAAGCAGGAAAGGATGTAGTGGAGGTCTATTACAATCCGCCCTATACAAACGGAGGAATTGAAAAGGCTTCTGCAAACCTGATTGTTTTTGATAAGACAGATCTCCTGGAGCCGGGCCAGTCCCAGTCCATTGCAGTTTCATTCCAGGCGGAAGATATGGCATCCTACGATGCAGCCGGGAAGGGCGCTTATGTCCTGGAAGCAGGGGATTATAAAATCTCGATCCGGACCGATTCCCATAATGTCATCAAAGAACAGATTTATACAGCAGCTACGGAAACCATTTATGATGAGTCCAATCCCCGCTCTACCGATAAGGCGGCTGCGGAAAACAGGTTTGCGGATGCCAAGGGAGAACCGGCTTATTTATCCCGCGAAGACGGATTTGCAAATTATAAAGAGGCTACGGCAAAGCCTGCAAACTTAACCATGCCGGAAAAATATAAGGCTACCTTTGTAAACAACAGCAATTACGATCCGGCAGCCCATAACAATGCTGAGGATATTAATCCGGTAACCGGCGCAAAGAATGGACTGAGCCTTGCCGCCATGCGGGGGCTGGATTATGACGATCCACAGTGGGAGAAGCTTCTTGACCAGCTGACCGTGGGAGAAATGGATACCATGGTCGCCATCGGAGGTTATCAGACGTCAGCAGCTAAGAGCGTGGATAAGGTGGGTACCGTGGATTGTGACGGGCCGGCCTCCATTAACAACAACTTTACGGGAACCGGCTCGATCGGCTTTCCTTCCGCAGTGTTGATTGCAAATACCTGGAACCGTGATATTGCAGAGGAATTCGGGGAAAGCATCGGTAAGATGGCCGACGAGATGAAGGTATCCGGCTGGTATGCACCGGCTATGAATACTCACCGTTCCGCCTTTGCAGGCAGAAACTTTGAGTATTATTCCGAAGACGGAATCCTGGCAGGCAAAATGGCGGCCAGTGCCATCAGGGGTGCAGAACGTCATGGAGTATATGCTTATATGAAACATTTTGCCCTTAATGACCAGGAAACCAACCGGACCAACATGCTTTGTACCTGGTCCGGCGAACAGGCAATCCGTGAAATTTATTTAAGACCATTTGAAATTGCGGTAAAAGAAGGCGGAGCAAAGGCAGTAATGTCCTCATTTAACTACATTGGAACCGAATATGCAGGCGCTTCCGATGCACTGCTTAACAAGGTGCTTCGGGATGAATGGGGCTTCCGCGGCTTCGTGCTCACAGATTATTTCGGCGGATACGGATATCAGAATGCTGATCAGGAGATCCGGAACGGCAACGATGCCATGCTGGTAGCCTATGATACGGAAACCAACCATTTAAAGGATACATCCAGCGCTACAAGCCTTCAGGCTATGCGTAAGGCATGTAAAAACATTATGTATACGGTGGTAAACAGCCGTGCCTACGAAGGAAATAACGCAAAGGGCGGAATGCTTCCATGGCAGATCGCAGCCATCGTGGCTGATGTGATTCTGGCAGCAGGATTTATAGCTTTGGAGGTAAAAATCATCAATGTCTATAAAAAGAAGCGGGAATCATAG
- a CDS encoding DUF2087 domain-containing protein, whose translation MKKLFDRKSLWQAGPEELMSGYYEDDDSVYCLICNEHYTKGEIYSYDGHFYDAYKMADIHIEEKHGSMLNYLMNMNPSFLGLSKLQHSILKLMTEGLSDKEIAAQKGISYSTVRNYRFKLHEHEKQSKLFLATMELLHKKEEAMKSENDVTEFYDAHKTATMVDDRYDVTIEEKTKILSRYFDKSGAVKQFPSKEKAKIVVLREIAAKFLPGVHYSEIEINNALKEIYHDFPYIRRLLIEYGFFCRTDSGSEYWLKE comes from the coding sequence ATGAAAAAGTTGTTTGACAGAAAATCTCTGTGGCAGGCTGGACCCGAAGAATTAATGAGTGGATATTATGAAGATGATGATTCCGTTTACTGTCTAATTTGCAATGAACATTATACCAAGGGTGAGATTTATTCCTATGACGGTCATTTTTATGATGCATATAAAATGGCTGACATCCATATCGAAGAAAAGCATGGATCAATGCTGAATTATTTGATGAATATGAATCCTTCTTTTTTAGGCTTATCAAAGCTGCAGCACTCCATATTAAAATTGATGACAGAGGGCTTATCCGATAAAGAAATAGCTGCGCAAAAAGGCATTTCTTATTCGACGGTACGGAATTACCGCTTTAAGCTTCATGAACATGAAAAGCAATCAAAGCTGTTTTTAGCAACAATGGAACTGCTTCATAAAAAGGAGGAAGCTATGAAATCAGAAAATGATGTAACAGAGTTTTATGATGCTCATAAAACTGCAACAATGGTAGATGACCGATATGATGTTACCATAGAAGAAAAGACAAAGATTTTGTCCAGATATTTTGATAAAAGCGGGGCGGTAAAGCAGTTTCCTTCAAAGGAAAAGGCTAAAATCGTGGTTCTCCGTGAAATAGCAGCTAAGTTTTTACCAGGAGTCCATTACAGCGAAATTGAAATCAACAATGCTTTGAAAGAGATATATCATGATTTTCCATATATCAGACGGCTGTTAATCGAATACGGCTTCTTTTGCCGCACGGATTCCGGCTCTGAATATTGGCTTAAGGAGTAA
- a CDS encoding ABC transporter ATP-binding protein produces MKKILSGKNMIKTYGIGREAVSVLNGVNIELLTGEFVAVMGPSGCGKSTLLFALSGTDTINSGSIQFDGEDLTRLNENALADIRRTKMGFVFQQPTMLKNLNILDNIILSSLLENRRNAAGIIKKAKTLLEKTGITGLEERDITEVSGGQLQRACICRALMNEPEVLFADEPTGALNSKSSDEIMELFSNINKSGTAVFLVTHDAKVASRADRVLFMKDGAVKSELFLKKFNGRDMENRMNQVILRMRDFEI; encoded by the coding sequence ATGAAGAAAATTTTAAGCGGAAAAAATATGATAAAAACTTATGGCATAGGACGGGAAGCGGTGAGTGTACTCAATGGAGTAAATATAGAACTATTAACCGGAGAGTTTGTTGCAGTGATGGGGCCGTCCGGCTGCGGAAAGTCTACGCTGCTCTTTGCGTTAAGCGGTACAGATACCATCAACAGCGGTTCTATCCAATTTGACGGTGAGGACCTGACCCGGCTAAATGAAAACGCACTGGCAGATATTCGCAGAACAAAGATGGGATTTGTATTCCAGCAGCCTACCATGCTGAAAAATCTGAATATTCTGGATAATATCATTCTTTCCAGCTTACTGGAAAACAGAAGAAATGCCGCCGGCATTATCAAAAAAGCGAAGACATTGTTAGAAAAAACCGGCATAACCGGGCTGGAAGAAAGAGATATTACCGAGGTTTCCGGCGGGCAGCTCCAACGCGCCTGTATCTGCCGCGCCCTTATGAACGAGCCGGAGGTTTTATTTGCTGACGAACCTACCGGCGCACTTAACTCGAAATCATCGGATGAAATTATGGAGCTGTTTTCAAATATCAACAAAAGCGGTACGGCTGTTTTTCTTGTGACCCATGACGCAAAAGTTGCCTCCAGGGCTGACCGCGTATTATTTATGAAAGACGGTGCTGTTAAATCCGAGCTTTTTTTGAAAAAGTTTAACGGACGTGACATGGAAAACCGAATGAATCAGGTTATTTTGCGGATGAGGGATTTTGAAATATAG
- a CDS encoding ABC transporter permease: MYRKIIINDVRKSKLITITITAFILLAAMLTSLAAILSVNLFSAISNMMLRAQTPHFMQMHSGDIDMERLSAFADTEKNVEDFQVLSFLNIEGAEIVIGENSLAGSVQDNGLSVQSKRFDFLLDLDGNIIYPAKGEIYVPINYMKQGLASIGDSITIHGVSFTVAGFLRDSQMNASMISSKRFLINESDFEKIRGFGKLEYLIEFRFSDSSAVSAFESGYIAAGLPANGPPAITHSLFKLVNALDDGMMIAMLILISVLVIMINFLCIRFTLIAKIEEDYREIGVLKAIGLQVGSIKKLYLAKYGALAGIACTAGFILSLRAKEPLMENIRLYMGESSSSGLGTAFGIIGAGVIFFVVVLYVNGVLGRFKKVSAAEAIRFGAPQSGAKTAKSFRLSGSRGLPPNIFLGIKDVLSRKKLYSTMLLVLVISSFLMIVPQNIYNTISQRNFMTYMGIGECDMRIDIQQTNDIAGKTAEIAAVMARDTDIKKYTVLTSYMFDMQMEDSTTEKLKVELGDQSVFPIEYSAGRAPQSESEIAISSLVAGDLEKGLNDIITLMIDGQEKRLTISGIYSDITNGGKTAKAVFKTSQDSILWSIIPVKLQADAATDEKITRYKEQFSYAKVSDIDEYIGQTFGGIADAVKKASYAAIAAATILTVLVTLLFMKMLVTKDRYSIAVLKSLGFKEADICRQYMVRPAAVLAAGVLTGTVLANTLGELVGIGLISSFGASTFRFDINPLFAYLFSPALMAACVYLATRFGISDISGLKISEYIKE, translated from the coding sequence GTGTACAGAAAAATAATAATAAACGATGTAAGGAAAAGTAAACTGATTACCATCACCATCACCGCATTTATTCTGCTTGCGGCAATGCTTACCTCCCTTGCCGCGATATTATCGGTGAATTTGTTCTCTGCGATCAGCAACATGATGTTAAGAGCTCAAACGCCGCATTTTATGCAGATGCATTCCGGCGATATTGATATGGAACGGCTTTCTGCCTTTGCAGATACGGAAAAGAATGTAGAAGATTTTCAGGTGCTTTCCTTTCTAAACATTGAGGGCGCAGAGATTGTCATTGGCGAAAACTCCCTTGCAGGTTCCGTGCAGGATAACGGCCTTTCGGTGCAGAGCAAACGCTTTGATTTTCTGCTGGATTTGGATGGCAATATTATTTACCCGGCCAAAGGAGAGATCTATGTTCCCATAAACTACATGAAGCAGGGGCTGGCAAGTATTGGCGACAGCATAACCATTCACGGTGTTTCCTTTACGGTAGCTGGTTTCCTGCGGGATTCTCAAATGAACGCTTCCATGATTTCCTCCAAGCGGTTTCTTATCAATGAAAGTGATTTTGAAAAAATCAGGGGATTTGGAAAGCTGGAGTATCTGATAGAGTTCCGCTTCAGCGACAGTTCCGCTGTTTCCGCTTTTGAATCCGGCTATATTGCCGCAGGACTTCCGGCAAACGGGCCTCCCGCCATCACCCATTCCCTGTTTAAGCTGGTAAATGCCCTTGATGACGGTATGATGATAGCGATGCTTATCCTTATCAGCGTCCTTGTAATCATGATCAATTTCCTGTGCATACGTTTTACCCTGATTGCCAAGATAGAAGAGGATTACCGGGAAATTGGCGTATTAAAAGCCATCGGCCTGCAGGTTGGAAGCATTAAAAAGCTTTATCTGGCGAAGTATGGCGCTCTCGCTGGAATTGCTTGCACAGCTGGATTCATCTTGTCTCTGCGCGCAAAAGAGCCTTTGATGGAGAATATTCGCCTGTATATGGGCGAGAGCAGCAGTTCCGGCCTCGGCACGGCATTTGGAATAATAGGCGCAGGGGTCATCTTTTTCGTGGTGGTGCTTTATGTGAACGGCGTTCTGGGCCGCTTCAAAAAAGTATCAGCGGCAGAGGCTATACGGTTTGGAGCACCCCAGAGTGGCGCCAAAACTGCGAAAAGCTTTCGGCTATCCGGCAGCAGGGGACTCCCACCAAATATTTTTCTTGGCATAAAGGATGTGCTTTCCCGAAAAAAGCTTTACAGCACAATGCTTTTGGTGCTTGTTATTTCCTCGTTTCTGATGATTGTGCCTCAGAATATTTATAATACCATCTCCCAGAGAAACTTTATGACTTATATGGGCATTGGCGAATGTGATATGCGAATTGATATCCAGCAGACGAACGATATTGCGGGAAAAACAGCGGAGATAGCCGCTGTGATGGCGCGGGACACAGATATTAAAAAATACACGGTGCTGACCAGTTATATGTTTGATATGCAGATGGAGGACAGTACCACTGAAAAGCTCAAGGTGGAACTTGGCGACCAATCAGTGTTCCCTATTGAGTATTCAGCCGGCAGAGCCCCGCAGAGCGAATCGGAAATCGCTATTTCATCATTAGTTGCGGGCGATCTCGAAAAAGGGCTAAATGACATTATCACGCTCATGATTGACGGTCAGGAGAAGCGGCTTACCATAAGCGGGATCTATTCTGATATCACCAATGGCGGCAAGACGGCAAAGGCCGTTTTTAAAACCAGTCAGGACAGTATTCTATGGAGTATTATTCCGGTAAAATTACAGGCTGATGCTGCCACAGATGAAAAGATAACCCGATACAAGGAGCAGTTTTCCTATGCCAAGGTATCAGATATAGATGAATACATCGGCCAGACCTTTGGCGGGATTGCCGATGCGGTTAAAAAGGCTTCTTACGCCGCCATTGCCGCTGCCACCATACTCACCGTGCTGGTCACTCTTCTCTTTATGAAAATGCTTGTGACAAAGGATAGATATTCTATCGCCGTTTTAAAATCCCTCGGCTTTAAAGAAGCAGATATTTGCCGGCAATATATGGTGAGACCGGCCGCCGTACTGGCCGCCGGCGTCTTAACAGGCACTGTCCTGGCAAACACTTTGGGAGAACTGGTGGGCATCGGTTTGATTTCATCCTTCGGTGCATCCACGTTCCGCTTTGATATAAATCCGTTGTTTGCCTACCTGTTTTCCCCCGCTTTAATGGCGGCTTGTGTCTATCTGGCAACACGGTTTGGAATTTCGGATATCTCCGGCCTGAAGATATCGGAATATATAAAGGAGTAG
- a CDS encoding MFS transporter gives MNKNTGKPFIKFLMLCSGSFVAAIGSGITSFGLGVYVFEQTGLASSSTLIILLAFLPGLLLTPFAGVLADKYDRRLLMILGDGLSALGLIYILICMMNGPALLWQIGIGVTISSVFSSLIEPAFKATITDLLTEEEYSKASGLVQLSGSAKFLISPLIAGFLLQVSDIKLLLMIDICTIFLTVMVTFVVRRGLAAKASEYKESFFHEFRTGFTALTQNRGVFTLVLSGIGISFFLGCIQSLYTPMILGFTDSSVLGVATTISAMGMLVSSLILGMVPIKKGFAQMLFASLFFAGIFMAGYGFRENIILICIFGFLFFSMLPFANTSIDFLIRTNISNDVQGRVWGLIGIISQLGYVIAYSILGPLADYVFIPLLVEDGALANSMGKVIGVGSGRGIGLLIIIAGLLLSVTAILLYNIKSVRGLERGGELCTEK, from the coding sequence ATGAATAAGAACACGGGAAAACCATTTATAAAATTTCTCATGTTGTGCTCCGGCAGCTTTGTCGCCGCCATAGGCAGCGGCATTACATCTTTCGGGCTTGGCGTATATGTATTTGAGCAGACCGGGCTTGCGTCCTCCAGTACACTGATTATCTTGTTGGCTTTTTTACCGGGACTCCTGCTCACTCCGTTTGCAGGGGTGCTTGCGGATAAATACGACCGCAGGCTTTTAATGATACTCGGCGATGGGCTTTCTGCTTTGGGGCTTATCTATATCCTGATTTGTATGATGAATGGCCCAGCGCTGCTTTGGCAGATCGGAATAGGCGTTACCATCAGTTCGGTGTTTTCTTCACTCATAGAACCGGCGTTCAAAGCGACAATTACTGACCTGCTGACAGAAGAAGAATACTCAAAAGCAAGCGGACTGGTACAATTGTCCGGTTCCGCAAAGTTTTTGATCTCGCCGCTCATCGCGGGGTTCCTGTTACAGGTTTCAGATATAAAGCTTCTGCTTATGATAGACATTTGCACAATCTTTCTGACCGTAATGGTGACGTTTGTGGTACGAAGGGGGCTTGCTGCCAAAGCTTCCGAATATAAAGAATCTTTCTTCCATGAGTTTAGAACCGGATTTACTGCGCTCACCCAGAACCGGGGCGTGTTCACACTGGTTTTATCGGGAATCGGCATTTCTTTCTTTTTAGGCTGCATCCAGTCTCTTTATACCCCAATGATACTTGGATTTACCGACAGTTCGGTGCTGGGGGTTGCCACTACGATTTCCGCCATGGGTATGCTGGTAAGCAGCCTTATTCTTGGCATGGTTCCCATAAAAAAGGGCTTTGCACAAATGCTTTTTGCCTCGCTCTTTTTTGCCGGTATCTTTATGGCAGGCTACGGGTTTAGAGAAAACATTATTTTAATCTGCATTTTTGGTTTTCTCTTTTTTTCAATGCTTCCATTTGCAAACACAAGCATTGATTTTCTGATCCGTACCAATATCAGCAACGATGTGCAAGGCAGGGTCTGGGGACTGATCGGCATTATCTCCCAGCTAGGCTATGTGATTGCTTACAGCATTTTAGGTCCGCTTGCCGACTATGTATTTATCCCTTTGCTGGTAGAGGATGGCGCGCTGGCAAATAGTATGGGAAAGGTAATCGGCGTAGGAAGCGGCAGAGGCATTGGACTATTGATTATAATAGCAGGTCTGCTGTTATCTGTAACGGCCATTCTTTTATACAATATTAAGTCCGTCAGGGGGCTGGAGCGGGGAGGTGAACTGTGTACAGAAAAATAA